A genomic window from Desulfovibrio legallii includes:
- a CDS encoding cytochrome c3 family protein, which yields MEWRSGKRGFAVLLALLGVLAVACWPAAARAASWFVDEAGFHASAHRDIACADCHPDQADGDHPRLDKLNKAASTAFNRETCLMCHAAVEEELAQGRHAGKPLMKTQDYNRCVACHNPHTVLGPEARAKGLTPQSDMRAACNVCHEAKKDLPKPAPEVAACFTCHGRVTGGAAAAGSAVFARGKSPTQPVMCLSCHGPEAQGPARKMDSAAFAAMTHGDMNCLTCHKEAARFPHNRQAQVNCLACHTRHDEKTIHEAHSRVDCGACHLAGVTPVRTAEGRVGFTVNAGSLQVHSMALKPGTASCVRCHSAVVTPQSPAGNGAVGAANAVLPPKSVLCMGCHAATFSVQDTPSRLGLAVFLLGFAVLGLFWLSTTNLGKGEAKAVAADAKTGDAAAGQTHGCPAPAPHAPAQNRWRAFFGDVFLQGRLYREAPLRWAVHACIFFPFLFRCAWGLLGLLGSLWAPAAQWPWLLLNKDWGPTALLYDLSGLVLLAGLTAAAVLWRREKKTAANAPRHDWPALWLLLAITLTGFVLEGLRIALTGLPQGSAWAFAGYALAQVFAAASPSALARVYGWGWYAHAVITALTVAYIPFSQLRHIFTSPLYLLVQTLRGRH from the coding sequence ATGGAATGGAGATCAGGCAAACGCGGCTTTGCCGTCCTGCTGGCCCTGCTGGGCGTGCTGGCCGTGGCCTGCTGGCCGGCGGCGGCGCGGGCCGCTTCGTGGTTTGTGGACGAGGCGGGCTTTCACGCTTCCGCCCATAGGGATATAGCCTGTGCGGACTGCCATCCGGACCAGGCCGACGGCGACCACCCCCGGCTGGACAAGCTCAACAAAGCCGCCAGCACGGCCTTTAACCGCGAAACCTGCCTCATGTGCCATGCCGCTGTGGAAGAAGAGCTGGCTCAGGGCAGGCACGCGGGCAAGCCGCTCATGAAGACGCAGGACTACAACCGTTGCGTCGCCTGTCACAACCCGCACACGGTGCTCGGCCCGGAGGCCCGCGCCAAAGGGTTGACCCCGCAGAGCGACATGCGCGCCGCCTGCAACGTCTGCCACGAGGCCAAAAAGGATCTGCCGAAGCCCGCGCCGGAAGTGGCCGCCTGTTTCACCTGTCACGGCAGGGTCACGGGCGGGGCCGCCGCAGCGGGCAGCGCCGTCTTTGCCAGGGGCAAAAGCCCCACGCAGCCGGTCATGTGCCTTTCCTGCCATGGGCCGGAGGCTCAGGGCCCGGCGCGCAAAATGGACAGCGCAGCCTTTGCCGCCATGACCCACGGGGACATGAACTGCCTTACCTGCCACAAGGAGGCCGCGCGCTTTCCGCACAACCGGCAGGCGCAGGTCAACTGCCTTGCCTGCCATACCCGTCATGACGAAAAGACCATTCATGAGGCCCATAGCCGCGTGGACTGCGGGGCCTGCCATCTGGCGGGCGTCACCCCCGTGCGCACGGCGGAAGGGCGCGTGGGCTTTACGGTCAACGCCGGTTCCCTGCAGGTGCACAGCATGGCCCTCAAGCCGGGCACGGCATCCTGCGTGCGCTGCCACAGTGCTGTTGTGACGCCGCAAAGCCCCGCCGGCAACGGCGCGGTGGGCGCGGCCAACGCCGTGCTGCCGCCAAAAAGCGTGCTGTGCATGGGTTGCCACGCCGCCACCTTCAGCGTGCAGGATACGCCCAGCCGTCTGGGCTTGGCCGTGTTTCTGCTGGGCTTTGCGGTACTGGGCCTGTTCTGGCTTTCCACCACCAATCTGGGCAAGGGAGAGGCCAAAGCCGTTGCTGCGGACGCCAAGACCGGGGATGCCGCCGCCGGGCAGACCCACGGCTGCCCCGCGCCCGCGCCACACGCTCCGGCCCAAAACCGCTGGCGCGCATTCTTTGGCGACGTGTTCCTGCAGGGCCGTCTGTACCGCGAAGCGCCGTTGCGCTGGGCTGTGCACGCCTGCATCTTCTTCCCCTTCCTGTTCCGCTGCGCCTGGGGCCTGCTGGGGTTGCTGGGTTCTCTGTGGGCTCCGGCCGCGCAGTGGCCCTGGCTCCTGCTCAACAAGGACTGGGGCCCCACGGCGCTGCTCTATGACCTGAGCGGTCTGGTGCTGCTGGCGGGTCTGACGGCGGCGGCCGTGCTTTGGCGGCGTGAAAAGAAGACGGCGGCCAACGCGCCCCGGCACGACTGGCCCGCCCTGTGGCTGCTGTTGGCCATCACCCTCACGGGCTTTGTGCTGGAGGGCCTGCGCATTGCGCTTACAGGCCTGCCCCAGGGCAGCGCATGGGCCTTTGCCGGCTATGCTCTGGCCCAGGTCTTTGCGGCCGCGTCGCCGTCCGCCCTGGCCCGGGTCTACGGCTGGGGTTGGTACGCCCACGCCGTGATCACGGCGCTTACCGTGGCCTACATTCCCTTCAGCCAGTTGCGGCACATCTTCACCTCGCCGCTCTACCTGCTGGTCCAAACCCTGCGGGGCCGCCACTAG
- the gcvH gene encoding glycine cleavage system protein GcvH — protein sequence MEIAGYNIPEDLYYDERHFWVRVEGDELVIGMDDFAEKLAGQIVFVQLPFVGKAVTAGKKFAKVESGKWLGTVYSPADGEVVAVNEELEANPGLINSDCYGKGWMYRIKPADMSQINALIHGGKDVLEPWLLEDVKKFKKD from the coding sequence ATGGAAATCGCCGGTTACAACATCCCCGAAGACCTGTACTACGACGAACGCCACTTCTGGGTCCGCGTGGAGGGCGACGAACTGGTCATCGGCATGGACGATTTCGCGGAAAAGCTGGCCGGGCAGATCGTCTTTGTGCAGCTGCCCTTTGTGGGCAAGGCCGTCACGGCGGGCAAAAAGTTCGCCAAGGTGGAGTCCGGCAAATGGCTGGGCACGGTCTACAGTCCGGCCGACGGCGAAGTGGTCGCCGTCAATGAGGAACTGGAAGCCAACCCCGGCCTCATTAACAGCGATTGTTACGGCAAGGGCTGGATGTACAGAATCAAGCCCGCGGACATGAGCCAGATCAACGCTCTCATCCACGGCGGCAAGGACGTGCTGGAACCCTGGCTGCTGGAGGATGTGAAGAAGTTCAAGAAGGACTAA
- a CDS encoding (Fe-S)-binding protein: MPQSAFGIRQRLALDACTQCGQCLDVCPAVVATGDADLSAQVRMANLKKLLRDRNPFWRAFLDVLGREPQLAPEALKSYGTSVFRCTLCGDCEEVCPAGLPLKDLWLSLREELARTGDAPEKIRMIRQNLSGSHNVFDEDNDERGDWVEDMRKAPRHGYQKDTAEVVYFTGCVGAYFPLAQKIPMAFVEILEAAGVDFTIMAGDEWCCGFPLLGSGQSADLPAIIEHNVAAVKARGARKVVFTCPSCYQIWREHYPPVFELAHASEVVIDLALNNRLPLGPLPMTVTYHDPCDLGRGGRVFDPPREVMARIPGLTLVEMAHNREHCLCCGGGGNLEMIDPDLSASMAQRKVEEAMATGAQAIVTNCQQCVRTMTTYAKRNKVNIDVMDLSQLVALSLAAGRKLASEAAQTAQPGAGQAQAAQPGA; this comes from the coding sequence ATGCCCCAGTCTGCATTCGGCATCCGGCAGCGCCTGGCCCTGGACGCCTGCACCCAGTGCGGCCAGTGCCTGGACGTCTGCCCGGCGGTAGTGGCCACGGGCGATGCGGACCTTTCCGCCCAGGTGCGCATGGCCAACCTCAAAAAGCTCCTGCGGGACCGCAACCCCTTCTGGCGGGCCTTTCTGGACGTGCTGGGGCGGGAACCCCAGCTGGCGCCCGAAGCCCTCAAAAGCTATGGCACGTCCGTGTTTCGCTGCACCCTCTGCGGCGACTGCGAGGAGGTCTGCCCCGCGGGCCTGCCCCTCAAGGACCTTTGGCTCTCCCTGCGTGAGGAGCTGGCCCGCACGGGCGACGCGCCGGAGAAAATCCGCATGATCCGCCAGAACCTTTCCGGCAGCCACAACGTCTTTGACGAAGACAACGACGAACGCGGCGACTGGGTGGAGGATATGCGCAAAGCGCCGCGCCACGGCTACCAGAAGGATACGGCTGAGGTGGTCTACTTTACGGGCTGCGTGGGGGCCTACTTTCCCCTGGCCCAGAAGATCCCCATGGCTTTTGTGGAAATTCTGGAAGCCGCCGGAGTGGACTTTACCATCATGGCCGGGGACGAATGGTGCTGCGGCTTCCCCTTGCTGGGCTCGGGGCAGAGCGCGGACCTGCCCGCCATCATTGAGCACAACGTGGCCGCCGTGAAGGCGCGGGGGGCGCGCAAGGTGGTCTTCACCTGCCCCTCCTGCTACCAGATCTGGCGGGAGCACTATCCCCCGGTTTTTGAACTGGCCCATGCCTCGGAAGTGGTCATCGACCTGGCCCTGAACAACCGCCTGCCCCTGGGGCCGCTGCCCATGACCGTCACCTACCACGACCCTTGCGATCTGGGGCGCGGCGGCCGCGTGTTTGACCCGCCGCGCGAGGTCATGGCCCGCATCCCCGGTTTGACCCTGGTGGAAATGGCCCACAACCGCGAACACTGCCTGTGCTGCGGCGGCGGCGGCAACCTGGAAATGATCGACCCCGACCTTTCCGCCAGCATGGCCCAGCGCAAGGTGGAGGAGGCCATGGCCACGGGCGCGCAGGCCATTGTGACCAATTGCCAGCAGTGCGTGCGCACCATGACCACCTACGCCAAACGCAACAAGGTCAATATCGACGTAATGGACCTGAGCCAGCTGGTGGCCCTGTCTTTGGCAGCGGGACGCAAGCTGGCGTCTGAAGCGGCCCAGACGGCGCAGCCCGGCGCAGGACAGGCCCAGGCGGCGCAGCCCGGCGCGTAA
- a CDS encoding lipoyl protein ligase domain-containing protein, with translation MTARWRLLDLPPMTAAENMALDEVLLEIRGQGRSTDTLRFLQFSPAAALVGFHQSVQEEIRLDYCWAQGIEVNRRITGGGGLLFDESQIGWEVICAKEFFGVRIPNAALFRRMCEPTVTALRALGLDAAFRPRNDIEVAGRKITGTGGTESDSAFMFQGTLLVDFDVETMLKCLRVPVEKLKAKEIDSIKKRVTCLAWELGCVPQTAEVKERLAEAFARHFDIEFTPGGLTAEEEDLLAARLPHFRSPEWIDMVRPTYEKTEVVQGARKSPYGLVRVTLQVNLPRGRLNNVYITGDFLSFPGRALFDLEAALRGRPLDEEGLCAVVRDFFAQDRITIPDMGAEDICIPLRMALEKAAIARHGIPLAECNRIYTTNGSFDQVLAAGPRALLLPYCAKLKDCACRTSKDCLACGRCSVGDAWTLGQKRDLETVCVVNYEDLMVELARLKDAGAPAFIGCCCRPFFVKHAEDFDRMGLPGILVDIENTTCYELDQSEAAHRGQFKDQTGLNVALLQTILDVAGREQEKEACAT, from the coding sequence ATGACAGCGCGCTGGCGACTGCTGGATCTGCCGCCCATGACGGCGGCGGAAAACATGGCTCTGGACGAGGTCTTACTGGAGATCCGCGGGCAGGGGCGTTCCACGGACACGCTCAGGTTTCTGCAGTTCAGTCCGGCGGCGGCTCTGGTGGGTTTTCACCAGTCCGTGCAGGAGGAAATCCGGCTGGACTACTGCTGGGCCCAGGGCATTGAGGTCAACCGCCGCATCACGGGGGGAGGCGGTCTGCTGTTCGACGAGAGTCAGATCGGCTGGGAAGTCATCTGCGCCAAGGAATTTTTTGGGGTGCGCATTCCCAACGCGGCCCTGTTCCGGCGTATGTGCGAACCCACGGTGACGGCCCTGCGCGCTCTGGGGCTGGACGCAGCCTTCCGGCCCCGCAACGATATTGAGGTGGCGGGCCGTAAAATCACGGGCACGGGCGGTACGGAAAGCGACAGCGCCTTTATGTTCCAGGGCACGCTGCTGGTGGATTTTGACGTGGAAACCATGCTCAAATGCCTGCGTGTGCCTGTGGAAAAGCTCAAAGCCAAGGAAATCGACTCCATCAAGAAGCGGGTCACCTGTCTGGCCTGGGAGCTGGGGTGCGTGCCGCAGACCGCCGAAGTCAAAGAGCGCCTGGCCGAGGCCTTTGCCCGGCACTTTGACATCGAATTTACGCCCGGCGGGCTCACGGCCGAGGAAGAAGATCTACTGGCCGCACGCCTGCCCCATTTCCGCTCGCCGGAGTGGATCGACATGGTGCGGCCCACCTATGAGAAAACCGAGGTGGTGCAGGGCGCGCGCAAAAGCCCCTACGGCCTGGTGCGGGTGACCCTGCAGGTCAATCTGCCGCGCGGGCGGCTCAATAATGTGTACATTACCGGCGACTTTCTGTCTTTTCCGGGCCGGGCGCTGTTTGACCTGGAGGCCGCCTTGCGCGGGCGTCCTCTGGATGAAGAAGGGCTCTGCGCCGTTGTGCGCGATTTTTTTGCCCAGGACCGCATCACCATTCCGGACATGGGCGCAGAGGACATCTGCATTCCCCTGCGCATGGCCTTGGAAAAAGCGGCCATCGCCCGCCACGGCATCCCCCTGGCGGAGTGCAACCGCATCTACACCACCAACGGCAGCTTTGACCAGGTGTTGGCCGCCGGGCCGCGCGCCCTGCTCCTGCCGTACTGCGCCAAGCTCAAGGACTGCGCTTGCCGCACCTCCAAGGACTGCCTGGCCTGCGGACGCTGCAGCGTGGGCGACGCCTGGACCCTGGGGCAAAAGCGCGACCTGGAGACGGTCTGCGTGGTCAATTATGAGGACTTGATGGTGGAGCTGGCCCGGCTCAAGGACGCGGGCGCGCCGGCCTTTATCGGTTGCTGCTGCCGCCCGTTTTTCGTCAAGCACGCCGAGGACTTTGACCGTATGGGCCTGCCGGGCATCCTGGTGGATATTGAAAATACCACCTGCTACGAGCTGGACCAGAGCGAAGCCGCCCACCGGGGTCAGTTCAAAGACCAGACCGGGCTGAACGTCGCCCTGCTGCAGACCATCCTGGACGTGGCCGGGCGGGAACAGGAGAAGGAAGCATGCGCGACGTAA
- a CDS encoding geranylgeranyl reductase family protein translates to MRDVTCDILVVGAGPAGSSAARAAAWEGAHVLLAERRPVVGLPVRCAEYIPALLVGQADVGQGYIVQNTTGMRSFLHGRCIQDMAAPGCLIDRHLFDQALADAAVRAGAQLLVGHSALTRAADGTVLLAGPGGTRLRVRATVIIGADGPQSRVAHWAGLGRSRCLPAVQVRLPLREKLEHTHIYFDESVTAGYAWLFPKGDVANVGLGMLPQAGRPGLRRVLQRFVRGLAGLGLVGDCELGSTCGWIPAGAPRPCVADNVLLAGDAAGHTHPITGAGIFQAVMGGRMAGRWAALAVRKGSTELLHGYGEEWTEFYGDVLAHAHQRRCQWEAYKGPLDAAINRFWIGFREYYAAS, encoded by the coding sequence ATGCGCGACGTAACCTGCGATATTCTGGTAGTGGGCGCGGGGCCCGCCGGGTCCAGCGCGGCCCGCGCCGCGGCCTGGGAGGGCGCGCACGTGCTGCTGGCGGAACGGCGACCCGTGGTGGGCCTGCCCGTGCGCTGCGCCGAATACATCCCGGCCCTGCTGGTGGGCCAGGCCGACGTGGGGCAGGGCTACATCGTCCAGAACACCACAGGCATGCGCAGTTTTCTGCACGGCCGCTGCATTCAGGACATGGCCGCGCCCGGCTGCCTCATTGACCGGCATTTGTTTGATCAGGCCCTGGCCGACGCGGCGGTGCGGGCCGGCGCGCAGTTGCTTGTCGGGCACAGCGCCCTGACGCGCGCGGCAGACGGGACCGTACTGCTGGCCGGTCCCGGCGGGACGCGCCTGCGGGTGCGGGCCACGGTCATCATCGGGGCGGACGGCCCACAGTCGCGGGTGGCCCATTGGGCCGGACTAGGCCGGAGCCGTTGCCTGCCCGCGGTGCAGGTGCGTTTGCCCCTGCGGGAAAAGCTGGAGCACACCCACATCTATTTTGATGAAAGCGTCACGGCGGGCTATGCCTGGTTGTTCCCCAAGGGGGACGTGGCCAACGTGGGCCTGGGCATGCTGCCGCAGGCGGGGCGGCCCGGCCTGCGGCGGGTGCTGCAGCGTTTTGTGCGCGGGCTGGCGGGCCTGGGCCTGGTGGGCGACTGCGAGCTGGGCAGCACCTGCGGCTGGATTCCCGCAGGCGCGCCTCGTCCCTGCGTGGCGGACAACGTGCTGCTGGCGGGCGACGCCGCCGGGCATACCCACCCCATCACGGGCGCGGGCATTTTTCAGGCTGTCATGGGCGGGCGCATGGCCGGACGCTGGGCCGCCCTGGCCGTGCGGAAAGGCTCCACGGAGCTGTTGCACGGCTATGGCGAAGAATGGACGGAGTTTTATGGCGACGTCCTGGCCCACGCCCACCAGCGCCGTTGCCAGTGGGAGGCCTACAAGGGCCCGCTGGACGCGGCCATTAACCGGTTCTGGATAGGATTCAGGGAATACTATGCCGCTTCCTGA
- a CDS encoding radical SAM protein, whose protein sequence is MPLPDAAFERERLPAQSPQPVKAGRDASAPGRPSAPGTQFADRSVPEEFIWDNARLERAGALSRRRFGQRVAFYLPGMFVRNGVCGQYPALSVTGVRCAQGCAHCGGQLLKSMPDVSAPQKLLERCRQLAAQGVRGVLLSGGCDGRGRVPWRTLLPAMARVKAETGLFVSVHCGLLDAAAALELKRAGVDQALVDVIGSAATYAQVYHLSDGQERLHRTLEALDAAGLPVVPHIIAGLHFGQLLGEGAALELLARRPPPLLVVVACMRLPGTDMAQARAITAEEVCGVLIRARELMPETEISLGCARPRNADVLEALALRAGVSRMALPSEETVDLARQLGLEPTFYKTCCSVRLGAGAAAW, encoded by the coding sequence ATGCCGCTTCCTGACGCCGCCTTTGAGCGAGAACGCCTGCCCGCGCAATCCCCCCAGCCTGTCAAGGCCGGAAGGGATGCGTCCGCGCCGGGGCGTCCGTCTGCGCCGGGAACGCAGTTCGCCGACCGCTCTGTGCCGGAGGAATTTATCTGGGACAACGCCCGGCTGGAACGGGCCGGGGCGCTCTCCCGTCGGCGTTTCGGGCAGCGTGTGGCTTTTTATCTGCCGGGCATGTTCGTGCGCAACGGCGTGTGCGGCCAGTATCCGGCCCTTTCCGTCACGGGCGTGCGCTGCGCCCAGGGCTGCGCGCACTGCGGGGGGCAACTGCTCAAAAGCATGCCCGACGTGTCCGCGCCCCAAAAGCTGCTGGAGCGTTGCCGTCAGCTGGCGGCCCAGGGCGTGCGCGGCGTGCTGCTTTCCGGCGGCTGCGACGGCCGTGGGCGCGTGCCCTGGCGGACGCTCCTGCCGGCCATGGCCAGGGTGAAGGCGGAAACGGGCCTGTTTGTTTCCGTGCACTGCGGTCTGCTGGACGCGGCCGCGGCCCTGGAGCTCAAGCGGGCAGGGGTGGACCAGGCTCTGGTAGACGTCATCGGCAGCGCGGCGACCTATGCGCAGGTTTATCACCTGTCCGACGGCCAGGAGCGCCTGCACCGCACCCTGGAGGCCCTGGACGCCGCCGGTCTGCCCGTGGTGCCGCATATTATTGCCGGGCTGCACTTCGGGCAGTTGTTGGGCGAGGGCGCGGCATTGGAGCTGCTGGCCCGAAGACCCCCGCCCCTGCTGGTGGTGGTGGCCTGCATGCGCCTGCCCGGTACGGACATGGCCCAGGCCAGGGCTATCACGGCCGAGGAAGTCTGCGGGGTGCTCATCCGCGCGCGTGAGCTCATGCCGGAGACGGAAATCAGCCTGGGCTGCGCCCGGCCGCGCAACGCCGACGTTCTGGAAGCGCTGGCCCTGCGGGCCGGGGTAAGCCGCATGGCCCTGCCCTCGGAAGAAACCGTGGACCTGGCCCGGCAACTGGGTCTGGAACCGACATTTTACAAAACCTGCTGCTCTGTCCGCCTGGGCGCGGGCGCGGCGGCCTGGTAA